Proteins encoded together in one Planctomyces sp. SH-PL14 window:
- a CDS encoding phytanoyl-CoA dioxygenase family protein — MAVETGTSRSEAFRELGYCVVRGLFSREEIAAVSAEANRVFGRKELIDFNNLRCRWLNHHETQECRFDCFDPITDLSDAIDRMARDPRLLDLLSTVYGEEACLFKDKLIYKPPGAMGYGLHQDYISWESFPKSFLTVLIPIDPATDENGATEVFPGTHRNGYLSAIDGDYHELDESAIAGVEGVRLCLEPGDVAVFDGMLPHRSAPNKSSAWRRQLYLSYNAKSDGGEQRDAHYREFHGWLKKKYAEYGKTDTYFR; from the coding sequence ATGGCTGTCGAGACGGGGACGAGTCGTTCCGAGGCGTTCCGTGAACTGGGGTACTGCGTCGTTCGCGGCCTGTTCTCGCGGGAGGAGATCGCCGCCGTCAGTGCGGAGGCGAATCGCGTCTTCGGTCGGAAGGAGCTGATCGACTTCAACAACCTGCGGTGCCGGTGGCTCAATCATCACGAGACGCAGGAGTGCCGGTTCGACTGCTTCGACCCGATCACCGACCTGAGCGACGCCATCGACCGGATGGCCCGCGATCCGCGGCTGCTGGACCTGCTCTCGACGGTGTACGGCGAGGAGGCGTGCCTCTTCAAGGACAAGCTGATCTACAAGCCTCCGGGGGCGATGGGCTACGGGCTCCACCAGGACTACATCAGCTGGGAGTCGTTCCCCAAGAGCTTTCTGACGGTCCTGATCCCGATCGACCCGGCGACGGATGAGAACGGGGCGACCGAGGTCTTTCCGGGGACGCACCGGAACGGGTATCTGTCGGCCATCGACGGGGATTACCACGAGCTCGACGAGTCGGCGATCGCCGGTGTCGAAGGAGTCCGGCTCTGCCTGGAACCGGGGGATGTCGCGGTCTTCGACGGAATGCTGCCGCACCGCTCGGCTCCGAACAAATCTAGCGCGTGGCGCCGGCAGCTCTACCTGAGCTACAACGCCAAGTCCGACGGCGGCGAGCAGCGGGACGCCCATTACCGGGAGTTTCACGGCTGGCTGAAGAAGAAGTACGCCGAGTACGGCAAGACCGATACCTATTTCCGCTGA
- a CDS encoding MFS transporter — protein sequence MSSRTLPQRLPVYYGWVNVFMAAVAMIATFPGRTFGLGMIQKKLLEDLRISELEFTGINLQSSLLGALFCLPMGYLIDRFGVRIVSAFVIGALGLSVLGMTQIQGPTSLLLALILIRGLGQTSLSIVSMAMIGKWFRRRLGIATGVYTVLLTFGFISTIVGIGSAVARFDGWRTPWSAVGWGLLGLAPFTLLLVRNTPESCGIEPDAPVPPPVPEPGVAAHRDYTVFEALATPAFWVFVLGTSAFNLVFSAMTLLNESIMGENGFSQNDSMIVMAYLTGVGLLANFFAGAIARRHRLGALLGFGLAIMAASLACFPMIRSHGALWVYSAAFGFVGGFVTVVHFVAWGNFFGRSHIGRIQGVAQVVSVFASATGPEMMAWCRERTGSYHPILYVFAGAAAINAVAAFLVPTPRLIPAAEPDPTVLDPVPGDTPVSPYLQPTPASAAAQE from the coding sequence ATGTCGTCGAGAACCCTTCCCCAGCGGCTCCCCGTCTACTACGGGTGGGTCAACGTCTTCATGGCGGCGGTGGCGATGATCGCCACCTTTCCCGGGAGGACGTTCGGCCTGGGGATGATCCAGAAGAAGCTCCTCGAAGACCTGCGGATCAGCGAGCTGGAGTTCACCGGGATCAACCTCCAGAGCTCGCTCCTGGGGGCGCTCTTCTGCCTGCCGATGGGATATCTCATCGACCGCTTCGGCGTCCGGATCGTTTCGGCGTTCGTCATCGGGGCCCTGGGGCTGAGCGTCCTGGGGATGACGCAGATCCAGGGGCCGACTTCGCTCCTGCTGGCGTTGATTCTGATTCGCGGACTGGGGCAGACTTCGCTGTCGATCGTCAGCATGGCGATGATCGGGAAGTGGTTCCGCCGCCGGCTGGGGATCGCGACCGGCGTCTATACCGTGCTGCTGACCTTCGGGTTCATCTCGACGATCGTCGGGATCGGTTCGGCGGTTGCCCGCTTCGACGGCTGGCGGACGCCGTGGAGCGCCGTCGGCTGGGGGCTGCTCGGCCTGGCGCCTTTCACGCTGCTGCTGGTCCGAAACACCCCCGAGTCCTGCGGGATCGAGCCCGACGCTCCGGTCCCGCCTCCCGTGCCGGAACCGGGCGTCGCCGCCCATCGCGACTACACAGTCTTCGAAGCCCTCGCGACCCCCGCCTTCTGGGTGTTTGTCCTCGGGACCTCGGCGTTCAATCTCGTCTTCTCCGCCATGACGCTCCTCAACGAGTCGATCATGGGGGAGAACGGATTTTCGCAGAACGACTCGATGATCGTCATGGCGTATCTGACCGGGGTCGGCCTGCTGGCGAACTTCTTCGCCGGGGCAATCGCCCGGCGGCACCGCCTCGGGGCGCTCCTCGGCTTCGGGCTGGCGATCATGGCCGCCAGCCTCGCCTGCTTCCCGATGATCCGCTCCCACGGGGCGCTCTGGGTCTACTCGGCCGCCTTCGGGTTCGTCGGCGGGTTCGTGACGGTCGTTCACTTCGTGGCCTGGGGGAACTTCTTTGGACGGAGCCATATCGGCCGGATCCAGGGCGTGGCCCAAGTCGTCTCGGTGTTTGCTTCGGCGACCGGGCCGGAGATGATGGCCTGGTGCCGCGAACGGACCGGCTCGTACCACCCGATCCTCTATGTCTTCGCGGGGGCCGCGGCGATCAATGCCGTGGCCGCCTTCCTGGTCCCGACTCCCCGCCTGATTCCGGCCGCCGAGCCCGATCCGACCGTCCTGGACCCGGTCCCCGGTGACACCCCGGTCTCGCCGTACCTGCAACCCACGCCTGCGTCTGCCGCCGCCCAGGAGTAA
- a CDS encoding ArsI/CadI family heavy metal resistance metalloenzyme — translation MADLPVIEPPSLDIPTCCGTSSAAAPHDVTTRFHFSLNVSDIETSVAFYRKLFNCPPAKHHGDYAKFELSEPPLVFSLVPNAPGSQGSLSHLGFPVSSTEEVQATAARLAAAGLSTTCQDGTVCGYARQDKVWVADPDSNYWEIYVVHEDVDPATVRSAYDGEAPEAYAPAVEAKAPERQIYEHRVTDTAPDWSGVEEGSVDEVRLTGTFNSALSDDDRLLLLKEAVRILKAGGELNVHGLVSSAPVGDVAPNLPGVASLVKRIPTEDEPLRELAAAGLAGVRITKLPESPVFQTGALEMREIKVSAFKPSERSSKAGERTVVYKGPFAQATDDSGQVYRRGVRTVVTAEQEELLARSSAAKSFLFIQDETTCGAGASC, via the coding sequence GTGGCCGATCTCCCTGTCATCGAACCGCCGAGCCTCGACATCCCGACCTGCTGCGGAACGTCGTCCGCGGCGGCCCCGCACGATGTCACGACGCGGTTCCATTTCTCGCTGAACGTCTCCGACATCGAGACGTCGGTGGCGTTCTACCGCAAGCTGTTCAACTGCCCGCCGGCGAAGCACCACGGCGACTACGCCAAGTTCGAGCTCTCGGAGCCGCCGCTCGTCTTCTCGCTCGTCCCCAACGCTCCCGGCTCGCAGGGCTCGCTGAGCCATCTCGGGTTCCCGGTCAGCAGCACCGAGGAGGTCCAGGCGACGGCGGCCCGGCTCGCCGCCGCGGGACTCTCGACCACCTGCCAGGACGGGACGGTCTGCGGCTATGCCCGGCAGGACAAGGTGTGGGTCGCCGATCCCGACTCGAACTACTGGGAGATCTACGTCGTCCACGAGGATGTCGACCCGGCGACGGTCCGGTCCGCCTACGACGGCGAGGCTCCCGAGGCGTACGCGCCGGCAGTCGAGGCGAAGGCTCCGGAGCGGCAGATCTACGAGCACCGCGTGACCGATACCGCCCCGGACTGGTCGGGGGTCGAGGAGGGGAGCGTCGACGAAGTCCGGCTGACCGGGACCTTCAACTCGGCCCTGTCCGACGACGATCGGCTGCTGCTCCTGAAGGAGGCGGTCCGGATCCTCAAGGCGGGGGGCGAACTGAACGTGCACGGGCTCGTTTCGAGCGCGCCGGTCGGGGACGTGGCGCCGAACCTGCCCGGCGTGGCGTCGCTCGTGAAGCGGATTCCGACGGAGGACGAACCGCTCCGCGAACTGGCGGCGGCCGGACTCGCCGGCGTGCGGATCACCAAGCTGCCGGAGTCCCCCGTCTTCCAGACCGGGGCTCTCGAGATGCGGGAGATCAAGGTCTCGGCCTTCAAGCCGTCGGAGCGGAGTTCGAAGGCCGGCGAGCGGACCGTCGTCTACAAGGGGCCGTTCGCCCAGGCGACCGACGATTCGGGACAGGTCTATCGCCGCGGGGTGAGGACCGTCGTCACGGCCGAGCAGGAGGAACTGCTGGCCCGCAGCTCCGCGGCGAAGAGCTTTCTCTTCATTCAGGATGAAACGACCTGCGGCGCGGGAGCGAGTTGTTGA